Proteins encoded together in one Aurantiacibacter aquimixticola window:
- a CDS encoding penicillin acylase family protein, with translation MKIAAYSIGLAAICMGMPAAAQDATISWDEWGVPHIAAESHVDAAYAQGWAQARGRPDQLVELLVQARGTAASLWGPDYVQNDTIIWTSGLPAALPGLMAALEPEERARIDAYVDGINAFFSAYPQALTESRKRGLPITAEDVVAHSQSTLYLTFVAGRELFRASRLQQADVGERGSNGWAIAPSRSASGNSLLLMNPHLPWDGVFTWFETHVMAENTNIYGVALLGQPQATILFNHDLGWTHTVNTLDNADTYAVELTPGGGYIFDGAERAFNVTSHTLDIAMPDGSMAERAIPILRTVHGPVVARSGTQAFALRIAGFGDPDYANTFAQYSAMAEANNRTTFEAALARLQNPMFNTIYADGSGDILYVSGGLHPVREKGDAAFWSGVIDGGDASTLWTGYHPYESLLRIADPASGFVQNSNEPGFTATYPIALDPADYPADFVQPSMQARPQHGLQMLLADQSITFQEMVDYAHDTRLTLADNILDDLLAAARVDGRPEALRAADVLAAWDRSTNAESRGAALFTLWAASFLQSGDFAYEERWNIAEPQRWSNGLSDAAAIAAVDQLVATVERADAANIPLDLPWGTVARVPDGEGGTLRSDLGLGQLGAFRTGNFNFRSDALVPDFNGGTGWLAVVEFDDTPRAKALLPYGNFENRPEAIVNQLPLFSEGELREVYFTPDAVRAAAVYAETLERD, from the coding sequence ATGAAGATCGCCGCCTATTCTATTGGGCTTGCCGCCATTTGCATGGGCATGCCGGCAGCCGCGCAGGATGCTACCATTTCGTGGGACGAATGGGGGGTGCCGCATATCGCGGCTGAGAGCCACGTGGATGCCGCCTATGCGCAAGGCTGGGCACAGGCACGCGGACGTCCCGATCAATTGGTGGAGCTGCTGGTGCAGGCGCGCGGCACCGCAGCAAGCCTGTGGGGACCGGATTACGTTCAGAACGACACCATCATCTGGACCAGCGGCCTGCCTGCCGCACTTCCGGGCTTGATGGCCGCGCTGGAGCCGGAAGAACGCGCGCGTATCGACGCTTACGTTGACGGCATCAATGCGTTTTTCAGCGCCTACCCGCAGGCTTTGACCGAGAGCCGCAAACGCGGTCTGCCGATCACCGCCGAGGACGTGGTCGCCCACTCACAATCCACGCTTTACCTGACTTTCGTCGCCGGGCGTGAATTATTCAGGGCGTCGCGGTTGCAGCAGGCGGATGTCGGGGAGCGGGGATCGAACGGCTGGGCCATCGCTCCTTCTCGCTCCGCCAGCGGCAATTCCCTCCTGCTGATGAATCCGCATCTGCCGTGGGACGGCGTCTTCACCTGGTTTGAAACGCATGTGATGGCCGAGAATACGAACATCTACGGCGTTGCTCTGCTCGGCCAGCCGCAGGCGACGATTTTGTTCAACCACGATTTGGGCTGGACGCACACGGTCAATACGCTGGACAATGCCGACACCTATGCCGTGGAACTGACGCCTGGCGGCGGGTATATTTTCGATGGGGCCGAGCGTGCCTTCAATGTAACATCGCATACTCTAGACATAGCCATGCCCGACGGCTCGATGGCGGAGCGCGCGATACCGATCCTACGGACCGTTCACGGGCCGGTCGTCGCCCGATCCGGCACGCAGGCGTTCGCCCTGCGCATCGCAGGCTTCGGAGATCCGGATTATGCGAACACCTTCGCGCAATATTCCGCGATGGCCGAGGCGAACAATCGCACGACGTTCGAAGCCGCCCTTGCCCGCCTGCAGAATCCGATGTTCAACACGATTTATGCGGATGGCTCGGGCGACATTCTTTACGTGTCGGGCGGCCTGCACCCAGTCAGGGAAAAAGGCGATGCGGCCTTCTGGAGCGGCGTGATCGACGGCGGTGACGCCAGCACCTTGTGGACCGGCTACCACCCCTATGAAAGCCTTCTGCGCATCGCAGATCCCGCTTCCGGCTTTGTCCAGAATTCCAACGAACCGGGTTTTACCGCAACCTATCCCATCGCCCTCGATCCCGCCGACTACCCGGCGGATTTCGTACAGCCCAGCATGCAGGCGAGGCCGCAGCATGGCCTTCAGATGCTGCTGGCCGACCAGTCGATCACCTTTCAGGAGATGGTCGATTACGCTCATGACACCAGGCTGACGCTGGCGGACAATATTCTCGACGACTTGCTGGCCGCCGCTCGCGTCGACGGGCGGCCAGAGGCATTGCGCGCCGCAGATGTGCTGGCCGCGTGGGATCGATCGACCAATGCAGAGAGTCGCGGTGCCGCGCTTTTCACCTTGTGGGCCGCATCATTCTTGCAATCGGGCGATTTCGCTTACGAAGAGCGCTGGAATATCGCCGAGCCGCAAAGGTGGAGCAATGGGCTCTCCGATGCGGCGGCGATTGCTGCCGTCGATCAGCTCGTCGCGACCGTCGAACGCGCCGACGCAGCGAATATTCCGCTGGACCTGCCTTGGGGGACGGTCGCGCGGGTGCCCGATGGCGAAGGCGGTACCCTGCGGTCCGATCTCGGGCTTGGCCAGCTCGGCGCCTTCCGCACCGGGAATTTCAATTTCCGCAGCGATGCGCTGGTGCCGGACTTCAATGGCGGCACCGGATGGCTCGCCGTCGTCGAATTTGATGACACGCCTCGCGCAAAGGCGCTTCTGCCTTACGGCAATTTCGAGAATCGGCCGGAAGCGATCGTCAACCAGCTTCCTCTTTTTTCGGAGGGTGAGCTGCGAGAGGTATACTTCACACCGGACGCCGTCCGCGCCGCCGCCGTCTACGCGGAAACATTGGAGCGGGACTAA